From a single Drosophila albomicans strain 15112-1751.03 unplaced genomic scaffold, ASM965048v2 utg000052l_pilon, whole genome shotgun sequence genomic region:
- the LOC117577219 gene encoding fibrous sheath CABYR-binding protein-like has protein sequence MESIDLTCSSPPRDYAGDAPPMTPDRAEQRYSSYPHPQGESPEKGESLYTPWDKDDPFYLAGLPARYDFTSEGESEERPYEEDDESKQEESSEAEEPRFRLPPGAWSPRPGQRRDPRLGHGLYARPPSPTETEVQRYRPPPTEDSDTDEPFFIEEVDRTVTYEPAIRPWGMRVTRIDRAVVDVILPPGETLTSYFELPEHWNYRGPAIADRPVPPPYFPPAFRRPTTPVLRRLEEMDMSDPDGFPLPKSSYDPPQEGPRWESASSDDEPDGPRFRRQYPRTSPANEESDSLDDLLEVLGQDLVPLQEEEEKPLMTEVAQESELVEAPAEWKVETPQRQLPRGLVEEVRCSEGRGTRTRFTHTFLDTTYQVNRTKTGRIRIFIRPAGKGGV, from the coding sequence ATGGAATCTATCGACCTCACCTGTTCTTCTCCGCCACGCGACTACGCTGGCGATGCACCCCCAATGACGCCGGATCGTGCGGAGCAGCGCTATTCCTCGTACCCGCATCCTCAGGGTGAGTCGCCTGAAAAGGGGGAGTCACTATACACCCCGTGGGACAAGGATGACCCGTTCTACTTGGCTGGCCTACCAGCCAGATACGACTTCACCAGCGAGGGGGAATCGGAGGAGAGGCCATATGAGGAGGACGACGAGTCCAAACAGGAGGAGAGCAGCGAGGCGGAAGAGCCCCGGTTTCGACTCCCACCAGGCGCCTGGTCACCCAGACCCGGGCAACGCCGCGACCCGCGACTAGGGCATGGGCTGTATGCTCGACCCCCGTCGCCGACCGAGACGGAGGTGCAACGGTACCGGCCTCCGCCCACTGAGGATAGCGACACGGATGAACCGTTTTTCATCGAGGAGGTAGACCGTACGGTGACCTACGAGCCGGCCATCCGCCCATGGGGAATGCGGGTAACCCGTATTGACCGGGCGGTGGTGGATGTTATCCTCCCTCCAGGGGAAACCCTCACATCCTATTTCGAGCTGCCAGAGCACTGGAATTATCGGGGGCCAGCGATCGCTGACCGCCCGGTGCCACCACCCTACTTCCCGCCAGCCTTTCGGCGCCCGACGACGCCCGTTCTACGCCGACTGGAGGAAATGGATATGTCCGACCCCGACGGGTTCCCCCTCCCTAAGTCTTCCTACGACCCGCCGCAAGAGGGTCCACGTTGGGAGTCCGCGTCGTCGGACGACGAGCCGGACGGGCCTCGGTTCCGCCGGCAGTACCCAAGGACATCCCCAGCCAACGAGGAGTCCGACTCTCTCGACGACCTGCTGGAGGTCTTGGGGCAGGATTTGGTTCCGttgcaggaggaggaggagaaaccCCTGATGACTGAGGTAGCCCAGGAAAGCGAGCTGGTGGAAGCTCCTGCCGAGTGGAAGGTAGAAACGCCTCAACGCCAACTACCCCGGGGCCTAGTCGAGGAGGTCCGCTGCAGCGAGGGACGCGGAACTAGGACAAGGTTCACGCATACCTTCCTCGATACCACATACCAGGTGAACCGAACCAAAACCGGACGTATCCGGATTTTTATTCGCCCTGCAGGAAAGGGGGGAGTGTGA